A part of Saccharomonospora amisosensis genomic DNA contains:
- the ilvD gene encoding dihydroxy-acid dehydratase — translation MAEHDLKPRSREVTDGLERAAARGMLRAVGMGDDDFAKPQIGIASSWNEITPCNLSLKRLADASKQGVHAEGGFPLEFGTISVSDGISMGHEGMHFSLVSREIIADSVETVMEAERLDGTVLLAGCDKSLPGMLMAAARLDVAAVFVYAGSILPGRVDGREVTIIDAFEAVGACVRGLISREEVDRIERAICPGEGACGGMYTANTMACAAEALGMSLPGSASPPSVDRRRDRLARASGEAVVELLRHGITARDILTREAFENAIAVVMALGGSTNAVLHLLAIANEAGVPLSLDDFSRVGDRVPHLADVKPFGRHVMTAVDRVGGVPVVMKALLDAGLLHGECLTVTGKTLAENLAELGPPELDGEVIRSLADPIHPTGGITILHGSLAPEGAVVKSAGFDTARFEGTARVFDGEQAAMDALDELQAGDVVVIRYEGPRGGPGMREMLAVTGAIKGAGLGKDVLLLTDGRFSGGTTGLCVGHVAPEAAHGGPIAFVRDGDPIVLDMTSRTLDLGISEDELERRREGWQLPPVTSRSGVLRKYAQLVGTAARGAVCS, via the coding sequence ATGGCCGAACACGACCTGAAGCCACGCAGCCGCGAGGTAACCGATGGGCTCGAACGGGCGGCCGCGCGGGGGATGCTGCGCGCCGTCGGCATGGGTGACGATGACTTCGCCAAGCCACAGATCGGCATCGCCTCGTCGTGGAACGAGATCACCCCCTGCAACCTGTCACTGAAGCGGCTGGCCGACGCCAGTAAGCAGGGTGTGCACGCCGAAGGCGGATTCCCGCTGGAGTTCGGCACGATCTCGGTCAGCGACGGCATCTCCATGGGCCATGAAGGGATGCACTTCTCGCTGGTGTCTCGCGAGATCATCGCCGATTCGGTGGAGACGGTCATGGAGGCCGAGCGGCTCGACGGCACGGTGTTGCTCGCCGGGTGCGACAAGAGCCTGCCCGGCATGTTGATGGCTGCCGCGCGGCTGGACGTCGCCGCTGTGTTCGTCTACGCGGGCTCGATCCTGCCCGGCCGTGTGGACGGGCGCGAGGTGACGATCATCGACGCGTTCGAGGCGGTGGGTGCGTGCGTGCGGGGTCTCATCAGCCGCGAGGAGGTCGACCGTATCGAGCGGGCGATCTGCCCCGGCGAGGGCGCGTGCGGCGGCATGTACACGGCCAACACCATGGCCTGCGCCGCCGAGGCGCTGGGCATGTCGTTGCCAGGGTCAGCGAGCCCGCCATCGGTGGACCGGCGTCGCGACCGGCTCGCGCGGGCCAGCGGTGAGGCGGTGGTGGAACTGCTGCGGCACGGCATCACCGCCCGCGACATCCTCACCAGGGAGGCGTTCGAGAACGCGATCGCGGTGGTGATGGCTCTCGGCGGGTCCACCAACGCGGTGCTGCACCTGCTCGCGATCGCCAACGAGGCGGGTGTGCCGCTCAGCCTGGACGACTTCTCCCGCGTCGGCGACCGGGTGCCGCACCTGGCCGACGTCAAACCGTTCGGCAGGCACGTCATGACGGCCGTCGACCGGGTCGGCGGCGTGCCGGTGGTGATGAAGGCACTGCTGGACGCCGGACTGCTGCACGGCGAATGCCTGACCGTGACGGGGAAGACGCTGGCGGAAAACCTCGCCGAGTTGGGCCCGCCCGAACTCGACGGCGAGGTGATCCGTTCGCTCGCCGACCCGATTCACCCGACCGGTGGAATCACGATCCTGCACGGCAGTCTCGCCCCGGAGGGCGCGGTCGTGAAGAGCGCGGGCTTCGACACCGCCAGGTTCGAGGGCACCGCGCGGGTGTTCGACGGTGAGCAGGCCGCTATGGACGCTCTCGACGAGCTGCAGGCGGGCGACGTGGTGGTGATCCGCTACGAGGGACCGCGAGGCGGGCCGGGGATGCGCGAGATGCTGGCGGTGACCGGCGCGATCAAGGGAGCCGGGCTTGGCAAGGACGTGCTGCTGCTCACCGACGGCCGGTTCTCGGGCGGAACCACCGGCCTGTGCGTCGGCCACGTGGCGCCCGAAGCCGCGCACGGTGGGCCGATCGCGTTCGTCCGCGACGGCGACCCGATCGTGCTGGACATGACGAGCCGCACGCTCGACCTCGGGATCAGCGAGGACGAACTGGAGCGCAGGCGCGAGGGGTGGCAGCTGCCGCCCGTCACCAGCCGCTCCGGGGTGTTGCGCAAGTACGCCCAACTGGTGGG
- a CDS encoding Tex family protein, producing MPVVAEMVSIHRKIAEELGARPAQVQAAVGLLDEGSTVPFIARYRKEVTGGLDDGQLRTLQERLRYLRELEERRTAILDSIQAQGKLDDELRARIMAADSKARLEDIYLPYKPKRRTKAQVAREAGLEPLADGLLGDPTKDPKAAAELFVDTDKGVADAAAALEGARAILVERFAEDADLIGELRERMWSRGWVTSKVREGKETEGAKFSDYFDFAEPFTKLPSHRILALFRGEKEEVLDLTTEPDEPGTEAGDYETRIAQRFGISDEGRPADRWLCDTVRWAWRTKILLHLGIDLRMRLRQAAEDEAVRVFAANLRDLLLAAPAGGRPTMGLDPGYRTGVKVAVVDGTGKVVATDTIYPHKPQARWNDALVTLEKLAREHGVQLVAIGNGTASRETDKLAGELVKLAPELKLTKIVVSEAGASVYSASAYAAQELPELDVSLRGAVSIARRLQDPLAELVKIDPKSIGVGQYQHDLAESKLSRSLDAVVEDCVNAVGVDVNTASAPLLSRVSGIGTGLAENIVEHRDSNGPFRTRDALTSVPRLGPKAFEQCAGFLRIPGGDDPLDSSSVHPEAYPVVRRIVDRMGIGIAELIGDSRTLRKLSPQEFVDDTFGLPTVTDILTELEKPGRDPRPEFKTASFADGVETMADLKPGMTLEGVVTNVAAFGAFVDVGVHQDGLVHVSAMSRDFVKDPREIVKPGDVVRVKVLDVDVARKRISLTLRLDDEATPGERGPQGGKRERRQGKPGNHGGGGQRARKGADRGAASGGAMADALRKAGYDR from the coding sequence ATGCCCGTCGTGGCTGAGATGGTGTCCATTCATCGAAAGATCGCCGAAGAGCTCGGCGCCCGCCCCGCCCAGGTGCAGGCAGCGGTGGGCCTGCTCGACGAAGGGTCGACGGTGCCCTTCATCGCGCGCTACCGCAAGGAGGTGACCGGCGGGCTCGACGACGGCCAGCTTCGCACCTTGCAGGAACGGCTTCGTTACCTGCGCGAACTCGAGGAACGACGCACCGCGATCCTGGATTCGATCCAGGCACAGGGCAAGCTCGACGACGAGTTGCGGGCCAGGATCATGGCGGCGGACTCCAAGGCTCGGCTGGAGGACATCTACCTGCCCTACAAGCCCAAGCGCAGGACGAAGGCGCAGGTGGCTCGGGAGGCCGGGCTCGAACCGCTCGCCGACGGGCTGCTCGGCGACCCCACCAAGGACCCGAAGGCCGCGGCGGAGCTGTTCGTCGACACCGACAAGGGCGTCGCCGACGCTGCCGCGGCGCTGGAGGGTGCACGCGCGATCCTGGTCGAGCGCTTCGCCGAGGACGCCGACCTCATCGGCGAGCTCCGCGAGCGCATGTGGTCACGCGGTTGGGTGACATCGAAGGTTCGGGAAGGCAAGGAAACCGAGGGCGCGAAGTTCTCCGACTACTTCGACTTCGCCGAACCGTTCACCAAGCTGCCCTCACACCGCATCCTCGCGCTGTTTCGCGGCGAGAAGGAGGAAGTGCTCGACCTGACCACCGAACCCGACGAGCCGGGCACGGAGGCCGGTGACTACGAGACCCGCATCGCGCAGCGCTTCGGCATCAGCGACGAGGGCAGGCCCGCCGACCGGTGGTTGTGCGACACCGTCCGCTGGGCATGGCGCACCAAGATCCTGCTGCACCTGGGTATCGACCTGCGCATGCGGCTGCGGCAGGCGGCCGAGGACGAGGCCGTGCGGGTGTTCGCCGCGAACCTGCGTGATCTGTTGCTTGCCGCGCCCGCGGGCGGCAGGCCCACGATGGGACTCGACCCCGGCTACCGCACCGGGGTGAAGGTGGCCGTGGTTGACGGCACCGGCAAGGTCGTCGCCACCGACACCATCTACCCGCACAAGCCGCAGGCGCGCTGGAACGACGCACTGGTGACACTGGAGAAGCTCGCCCGCGAACACGGCGTACAACTCGTCGCCATCGGCAACGGCACTGCTTCCAGGGAGACCGACAAGCTCGCCGGTGAACTGGTGAAGCTGGCACCGGAGCTGAAGCTGACCAAGATCGTGGTGTCTGAGGCGGGGGCGTCGGTGTACTCGGCTTCGGCGTACGCGGCACAGGAACTGCCCGAACTCGACGTGTCGCTGCGCGGCGCGGTCTCCATCGCCAGGAGGTTGCAGGACCCGCTCGCCGAACTGGTGAAGATCGACCCCAAGTCGATCGGAGTCGGCCAGTACCAGCACGACCTGGCCGAGTCGAAGCTGTCGCGTTCACTGGACGCGGTGGTGGAGGACTGCGTGAACGCCGTGGGTGTCGACGTCAACACGGCGTCGGCGCCGTTGCTGAGCCGGGTGTCGGGCATCGGAACGGGGCTGGCGGAGAACATCGTCGAGCATCGCGACAGCAACGGCCCCTTCCGCACCAGGGACGCGCTCACGAGCGTTCCCCGGCTCGGGCCGAAGGCGTTCGAGCAGTGCGCGGGCTTCCTGCGCATCCCGGGCGGGGACGACCCGCTGGACTCCTCCAGCGTCCACCCGGAGGCATACCCGGTGGTCAGGCGGATCGTGGACCGGATGGGCATCGGTATCGCCGAACTCATCGGCGACTCGAGGACACTGCGCAAGCTGTCACCGCAGGAGTTCGTCGACGACACCTTCGGACTGCCCACGGTCACCGACATCCTCACCGAGTTGGAGAAACCCGGACGTGACCCGCGCCCGGAGTTCAAGACGGCCAGTTTCGCCGACGGCGTTGAGACCATGGCGGATTTGAAGCCTGGCATGACGCTGGAGGGCGTGGTCACCAACGTGGCGGCGTTCGGCGCCTTCGTGGACGTCGGCGTGCACCAGGACGGCCTCGTGCATGTCTCGGCGATGTCGCGTGATTTCGTGAAGGACCCTCGGGAGATCGTCAAGCCGGGTGATGTGGTGCGCGTGAAGGTCCTGGACGTGGACGTCGCGCGAAAGCGGATTTCGCTTACCCTGCGACTGGACGACGAGGCCACACCCGGCGAGCGCGGGCCGCAGGGCGGCAAGCGGGAACGCAGGCAGGGCAAGCCGGGCAACCACGGCGGTGGGGGCCAGCGAGCCCGCAAGGGAGCCGACCGGGGAGCGGCCTCGGGCGGTGCGATGGCGGACGCGTTACGCAAGGCGGGTTACGACCGCTGA
- a CDS encoding GreA/GreB family elongation factor, translating into MTSTGGLSPATRARLERELEQLREQREALAPRLGDDPLGDSADQADLLERAEVVSRLDQRISQISDLLHGGPVGEQDSGLPSGTKVTLKFGDGSVEDMVVVGIADEAEEDDVSSLTADSPLGRAIEGHKKGDKITYRTPQGEASAEILKLELPS; encoded by the coding sequence ATGACGTCGACCGGAGGCTTGAGCCCGGCCACCCGTGCCAGGCTGGAGCGGGAGCTCGAACAGCTACGTGAGCAGAGGGAGGCGCTGGCGCCGCGGCTCGGTGACGATCCGCTCGGCGACAGCGCCGACCAGGCCGACTTGCTCGAACGCGCCGAGGTGGTATCAAGGCTCGACCAGCGGATCAGCCAGATCAGCGACCTGCTGCACGGCGGACCGGTTGGTGAGCAGGATTCGGGACTGCCTTCCGGGACCAAGGTAACGCTGAAATTCGGCGACGGAAGTGTCGAGGACATGGTCGTCGTCGGGATCGCCGACGAGGCGGAGGAGGACGACGTGTCCTCGCTGACCGCCGACAGCCCACTGGGTCGCGCCATCGAGGGACACAAGAAGGGTGACAAGATCACCTACCGCACCCCGCAGGGTGAGGCTTCGGCGGAGATCCTGAAACTAGAACTGCCGAGCTGA
- the mftR gene encoding mycofactocin system transcriptional regulator (MftR, the mycofactocin system transcriptional regulator, is an uncharacterized TetR family DNA-binding transcription factor. Its role is inferred by context. It occurs as part of the biosynthesis locus for mycofactocin, a partially characterized electron carrier derived from the terminal Val-Tyr dipeptide of the precursor peptide MftA, through a radical SAM enzyme-mediated process.): MAKEPSDPPVRPGRRRSTSQYELERVAFELFERDGFEATTVDDIAKGAGIGRRTFFRYFESKNDVVWGAFSDQLQRMRDRFRDRPDDQPLMDAVRTVVVDFNRVDAAEVPRHRRRMELILRVPALQAHSTLRYAEWRAVVAEFAARRLGVSQTELLPQAIAYAALGVALAAYEHWLARTDVELCELLDTAMAALAQGFGNR, translated from the coding sequence ATGGCGAAGGAGCCGTCAGATCCACCCGTCCGGCCAGGTAGGCGCCGTTCGACCAGCCAGTACGAGCTGGAACGCGTGGCGTTCGAACTCTTCGAGCGCGACGGCTTCGAGGCGACCACGGTCGACGACATCGCCAAGGGCGCGGGCATCGGAAGACGGACCTTCTTCCGGTACTTCGAGTCCAAGAACGACGTGGTCTGGGGCGCGTTCAGCGACCAGCTGCAACGGATGCGTGACCGGTTCCGCGACCGGCCCGACGACCAACCGCTCATGGACGCCGTGCGCACCGTCGTCGTGGACTTCAACCGCGTCGATGCCGCCGAGGTGCCCCGGCACCGCAGGCGGATGGAGCTGATCCTGCGGGTACCGGCGTTGCAGGCGCACTCGACGCTGCGCTACGCCGAGTGGCGGGCGGTGGTGGCTGAGTTCGCGGCGCGGCGCCTCGGGGTGTCGCAGACGGAACTGCTTCCACAGGCCATCGCCTACGCGGCACTGGGCGTAGCGCTCGCCGCCTACGAGCACTGGCTGGCCCGAACGGACGTGGAGCTGTGCGAGCTGCTCGACACCGCCATGGCCGCACTGGCGCAGGGCTTCGGCAACCGCTGA
- the mftA gene encoding mycofactocin precursor MftA (Mycofactocin is a small molecule electron carrier derived from the final two amino acids, Val-Tyr, of MftA, the mycofactocin precursor. It plays a role in redox homeostasis and the metabolism of alcohols and aldehydes in Actinobacteria, including Mycobacterium tuberculosis.), translating to MNESQTHEDAVVEDDMLVEEVSIDGMCGVY from the coding sequence ATGAACGAGTCGCAGACCCACGAGGACGCCGTCGTCGAGGACGACATGCTCGTCGAAGAAGTCTCGATCGACGGCATGTGCGGTGTCTACTGA
- the mftB gene encoding mycofactocin biosynthesis chaperone MftB (MftB, a small protein, is a peptide chaperone that assists the radical SAM enzyme MftC in performing two modifications to the C-terminal Val-Tyr dipeptide of the mycofactocin precursor peptide, MftA. MftB's role is analogous to the role of PqqD in the biosynthesis of PQQ, a cofactor that derives entirely from a Tyr and a Glu in the precursor PqqA.): MSAGSFEPDRPYRLSSSVALRPEPFGALVYDFTTRKLSFLKTRLLVDVVRELENQPDARSALESAGVPRAEHPRYLEALAGLASAGTIVSAQRH, encoded by the coding sequence GTGAGCGCCGGTTCGTTCGAACCGGACCGGCCTTACCGGCTCAGTTCCAGTGTCGCGCTGCGACCGGAACCGTTCGGTGCGCTCGTATACGACTTCACCACCAGGAAACTGTCCTTCCTCAAGACCCGCCTGCTCGTCGATGTCGTCCGCGAGCTGGAAAACCAGCCGGACGCGCGGTCGGCGCTGGAATCGGCGGGCGTCCCGCGTGCCGAGCACCCGCGCTATCTCGAAGCGCTCGCCGGACTGGCCTCGGCCGGAACCATCGTGAGTGCCCAGCGGCACTAG
- the mftC gene encoding mycofactocin radical SAM maturase (MftC is a radical SAM/SPASM enzyme that catalyzes the first two steps in biosynthesis of the electron carrier mycofactocin from the terminal Val-Tyr dipeptide of the precursor peptide MftA.) codes for MKLVEHFQHGLDAPICLTWELTYACNLSCVHCLSSSGRRDPRELSTAECKAVIDELQRLQVFYVNIGGGEPTVRGDFWEIVEYAVDHQVGVKFSTNGVRITPERARWLASTDYVDVQLSLDGATAEVNDHVRGPGSYDTALRAMENLRDAGFANFKISVVMTRHNVDQLDEFKQLADEYGAQLRITRLRPSGRGADTWDELHPTAEQQLRLYEWLVASGENVLTGDSFFHLNALGSTPLPGLNLCGAGRVVCLIDPVGDVYACPFAIHDEFLAGNVRDKGGFTAVWRESDLFARLRAPQTGGACTSCSAYDSCQGGCMAAKFFTGLPLDGPDPECVKGNGQRALATVGGGDKPRPDKDHSHRGRKRVAVPIGWGPPEQERLPDRACDTSPLAGFRP; via the coding sequence ATGAAGCTTGTCGAGCACTTCCAGCACGGGCTCGACGCTCCCATCTGCCTGACCTGGGAGCTGACCTACGCCTGCAACCTCTCGTGTGTGCACTGCCTTTCGTCGTCGGGACGGCGGGACCCACGCGAACTGTCCACAGCGGAATGCAAAGCAGTCATCGACGAGCTACAGCGACTGCAGGTGTTCTACGTCAACATCGGTGGCGGCGAGCCCACCGTGCGCGGCGACTTCTGGGAGATCGTGGAGTATGCCGTCGACCACCAGGTCGGCGTGAAGTTCTCCACCAACGGCGTTCGCATCACGCCCGAGCGCGCCCGGTGGTTGGCGAGCACCGATTACGTGGACGTGCAACTGTCGCTCGACGGCGCGACCGCCGAGGTCAACGATCACGTGCGGGGGCCAGGGTCCTACGACACCGCGCTGCGCGCCATGGAGAACCTGCGGGACGCGGGCTTCGCGAACTTCAAGATCAGCGTCGTGATGACCCGGCACAACGTTGACCAGCTCGACGAGTTCAAGCAGCTCGCCGACGAATACGGCGCCCAGCTACGCATCACGCGGCTGCGACCGTCCGGGCGAGGGGCCGACACGTGGGACGAGCTGCATCCCACCGCCGAGCAACAGTTGCGGCTGTACGAGTGGCTGGTGGCCAGCGGCGAGAACGTACTGACCGGCGACTCGTTCTTCCACCTCAACGCGCTCGGCTCGACCCCGCTGCCGGGACTGAACCTGTGTGGCGCGGGCCGCGTGGTCTGCCTGATCGACCCGGTGGGTGACGTCTACGCGTGCCCGTTCGCGATCCACGACGAGTTCCTTGCGGGCAACGTGCGGGACAAGGGCGGGTTCACAGCGGTGTGGCGCGAGTCCGACCTGTTCGCGCGGTTGCGGGCGCCGCAGACCGGTGGCGCCTGCACCTCCTGCTCGGCATACGACTCCTGCCAGGGCGGCTGCATGGCGGCGAAGTTCTTCACCGGGCTGCCGCTGGACGGGCCTGACCCCGAGTGCGTCAAGGGAAACGGTCAGCGCGCGCTCGCGACGGTCGGCGGCGGCGACAAACCGAGGCCGGACAAGGACCACTCGCATCGGGGCCGCAAGCGCGTCGCCGTTCCGATCGGCTGGGGTCCACCCGAGCAGGAACGGTTGCCGGACCGGGCCTGTGACACCAGCCCGCTCGCCGGCTTCCGCCCGTGA
- a CDS encoding mycofactocin system FadH/OYE family oxidoreductase 1: MSEPLTEPITLSGKTAPSRVMFGPHETNLARGRALSKAHAAYYERRAAGGAGLVVTETASVHDSDWPYERAPLAQECGTGWSLIADACRPHGTLVLAGLGHAGSQGSSAYSQRPLWAPSRVPDVASREMPMEMEAAEIRAVVAGFTVAAELVAESGLDGVEVDAGQFSLLRQFLSGLTNQRGDAYGEDRLLLLREVLAAVRARIGADRVLGLRLSCDELAPWAGITPEQAEDIAREVAAKVDYLVVVRGSAMGSSATRPDSHTEPGFNAELSRRVRRAVSGATRVVLQGSVVDPEQARWALTDAVADLVELTRAQIADAEFVAKLSEPERIRPCTLTNQKCRVRDNRNPVISCIGDPRSGHETTDPAETAAAQDLATPVLVVGGGPAGMEAARVLALRGHQVRLVERERRLGGLLSLAATLPGRERLGKLAEWLETEVRRLGVEVVTGSEDTVARPGESVIAATGSRPGPRPYNAHEGARVVDVVDLLREPDTLPKGAVTVFDPVGDAVGVAVAELLAAQQRAVTVVTHDQVVGTQLAITGDLADANARLQRAGVRLAKRSVLREVHPDHVVVEDVFTGAATEVDSAVLVHCGHRLPGTPPLIDGAVPAGDLVAPRTVHEAVLEGRRAALAVSTARQVVPA, from the coding sequence GTGAGCGAGCCGCTCACCGAACCGATCACCCTCTCCGGCAAGACCGCCCCTTCCAGGGTGATGTTCGGCCCACACGAGACAAACCTGGCACGCGGCAGGGCGCTCTCGAAGGCGCACGCCGCCTACTACGAGCGACGAGCTGCCGGTGGCGCCGGGCTGGTCGTCACCGAGACGGCGAGCGTGCACGACTCCGACTGGCCATACGAACGCGCGCCGCTGGCGCAGGAGTGCGGCACCGGGTGGTCCTTGATCGCCGACGCCTGCCGTCCACACGGGACACTTGTGCTCGCCGGACTCGGCCACGCCGGATCACAGGGCTCTTCCGCGTACTCGCAGCGTCCGCTGTGGGCACCTTCGCGGGTTCCCGACGTGGCCAGCCGCGAGATGCCGATGGAGATGGAGGCCGCCGAGATCAGGGCGGTCGTCGCGGGCTTCACGGTCGCCGCCGAACTCGTCGCCGAGTCCGGCCTCGACGGTGTCGAGGTGGACGCGGGGCAGTTCTCGCTGCTGCGGCAGTTCCTTTCCGGGCTCACCAACCAGCGCGGCGACGCCTACGGCGAGGACCGGCTGTTGCTGCTGCGAGAGGTACTGGCCGCGGTGCGTGCCCGAATCGGCGCCGACCGCGTGCTCGGCCTGCGGCTTTCCTGCGACGAGCTGGCCCCGTGGGCCGGGATCACGCCGGAGCAGGCCGAGGACATCGCCCGTGAGGTGGCGGCCAAGGTGGACTATCTCGTGGTCGTGCGAGGGTCGGCGATGGGTTCGTCGGCGACCCGGCCCGACTCACACACCGAGCCCGGCTTCAACGCCGAGCTGAGCCGCCGCGTCCGGCGCGCGGTGTCCGGTGCTACGCGGGTGGTGCTGCAGGGTTCGGTCGTCGACCCGGAACAGGCGAGGTGGGCACTCACCGACGCAGTCGCCGACCTGGTGGAGCTGACCCGCGCCCAGATAGCCGACGCCGAGTTCGTGGCCAAGCTGTCCGAGCCCGAACGCATCCGGCCGTGCACGCTAACCAACCAGAAGTGCCGCGTGCGGGACAACCGGAACCCGGTGATCAGCTGCATCGGCGACCCGCGCAGCGGGCACGAGACCACCGACCCGGCCGAAACCGCGGCGGCGCAGGACTTGGCAACCCCCGTGCTCGTGGTCGGCGGCGGGCCCGCCGGGATGGAGGCCGCGAGAGTACTGGCGCTGCGCGGGCACCAGGTGCGGCTGGTGGAACGCGAGCGTCGACTCGGCGGGCTGCTGAGCCTGGCGGCGACGCTGCCGGGGCGTGAACGTCTGGGCAAACTCGCCGAATGGCTGGAAACCGAGGTGCGCCGACTCGGCGTCGAGGTCGTAACCGGCAGCGAGGACACCGTAGCCAGGCCGGGCGAAAGCGTCATCGCGGCCACCGGTTCCCGACCGGGCCCCCGGCCCTACAACGCGCACGAAGGGGCGCGCGTGGTGGATGTCGTTGACCTGCTCCGCGAACCGGACACACTGCCCAAGGGCGCGGTCACGGTGTTCGACCCCGTCGGCGATGCCGTCGGGGTGGCTGTGGCGGAACTGCTCGCCGCGCAGCAGCGCGCCGTCACCGTCGTCACCCACGACCAGGTGGTTGGCACCCAACTGGCTATCACCGGCGACCTCGCCGACGCCAACGCACGACTGCAACGCGCGGGCGTGCGGCTGGCCAAACGTAGCGTACTGCGCGAGGTGCATCCCGACCACGTCGTGGTCGAAGACGTCTTCACCGGCGCGGCGACCGAGGTGGATTCGGCGGTGCTGGTGCACTGTGGACACCGGCTGCCCGGCACACCACCGCTCATCGACGGTGCCGTCCCGGCAGGCGATCTGGTCGCTCCCAGAACGGTCCACGAGGCCGTGCTGGAGGGAAGAAGGGCCGCACTGGCCGTCTCCACCGCGCGACAGGTGGTGCCCGCATGA